In Bogoriella caseilytica, the genomic window CCGCAGATCCTGGCGGCCCTCGACGCCGGCCAGGCCGTGCTCGTGGAGAAGCCGGTGGAACTGGATATGGCGCGCCTCGACGAGTGCCTCGAGGCCGCCGGAGAGCGGGCGAACCGTGTGATGGTGGGCTTCAACCGCCGTTTCGACCCCTCGCTCGCGCAGGTGTACACGCGGGTGCAGGCCGGGGAGATCGGCCCGCTGCAGCAGCTCACGATCACCAGCCGTGACCCGGCCCCTCCGCCTGAGGCCTACCTCGCGGGCTCCGGCGGGATCTTCCGCGACATGACCATCCACGACTTCGACATGGCCCGGCACCTGCTGGGCGAGATCGCCAGCGTGCACGCGGTGGGGGTCTCCACTCGGCCGGAGACCGCGGCCGCCGGGGACTTCGACCAGGCTGTCACCACGCTCACCGGCGTCGACGGCGGCGTGGCCACGATCATCAACTCGCGCCAGAGCGCCACCGGGTACGACCAGCGACTCGAGGCCTTCGGGCCGCTCGGCTCCCTGGAGGTGGGCAATGCGACACCCACTCTGGTGCGGGCGAACGGAGCTGGGGGGAGCGGCATGGCCGATCCGTACCTGCACTTCTTCCTCGAGCGATACGCCGCCGCCTACAGCGCGGAGCTCGACAGCTTCCTGACCTCCGTGGACACCGGGGTGAACCCGGGGCCCACCATGCTCGATGGCCGGAAAGCTCTCGAACTGGCGAACGCCGCCACTGAATCCGCCACCACCGGTATGCCGGTGAACCTCGACGCCGGCGCGACGCGGCCCGGAGCAAGGAGTAGCGCATGAAGATCGCCGGAGCCCCCATCAGCTGGGGCGTGTGTGAAGTGCCCGGCTGGGGATATCAACTGGCGCCGGAGCGGGTGCTCCGCGAGATGGCAGAGCTGGGCATCGCCGCGACCGAGTTCGGCCCCCAGGGCTGGCTGCCCACGGAACCGTCGGCCCGCGCCGAAGCCATCCAGCCCTACGGCCTAGCGGCCGTGGGCGCCTTCGTTCCCGTGGTGCTGCACCGGACTGACCACGACCCGGTGCCCGAGGTCGAGCAGGAACTCGACAGCTTCGAGGCGGCCGGCGGAGACATGCTCGTGCTGGCCGCGGCCACCGGCGTGGACGGCTACGACAGCCGGCCCGAGCTCGACGACGAGGGGTGGGCCACGCTGCTGGCGAACCTCGACCGCCTGGCAGCCGTGGCCCAGCGTCGCGGGATCCACGCGACCGTTCATCCCCATGTCGGCACCATGATCGAGACCGAGGACGACGTGCAGCGCGTGCTGCACGGCAGTTCGGTCCACCTGTGCCTGGACACCGGCCATCTCATGATCGGGGGCACCGACCCCGTCGCGCTGACGCAGCAGTGGGCGAGCCGGATCAACCATGTGCACGCCAAGGACGTCCGGGCCGACATGGTGGAGCAGGTGCGTAGCGGCGAGCTCAGCTACACCGAGGCGGTCGCACAGGGGATCTACGTGCCGCTCGGGCAGGGCGACGTCGACCTTGTGGCGATCGTGGCCGCCCTGGACGAGGCAGGCTTCGCGGGTTGGTACGTGCTGGAACAGGACACCATGCTGGCCACAGAGCCCTCGGGGGAGGGGCCCGTGCGCGATGTGCGCGCGAGCCTGGAGTATCTCCGGTCGCAGATTCCCCGCTGAGTGTCGCGGTGCCGGCGCCGCAGCGAAAGGGGCATCCATACCGACTCGCGGCGGGCGATCGAGGGCCGCAATCCAGCACTTTTCAATCACCTTGACAAGAAAAGTCGTTCCGATCAGGATGGGAGTTCCCTCGGCACGTCCTCCCCGCGCGGTCCACGCTGTGTCTATGAGCAAGGATGCGATGTGCGCGCGGAAACGATCTCCACGACTTTGACACCGTCGTCAAGTGTGAGGCTCTGAGTACCCACGTCCTTCGGCCTGTTCCAGCTATTCGAGGAGACTCCTGATGGTTCGTCTTTTCCGGCGCGGTGGCCATGGCCGTGCGAGGGCGTCTGCTCGACCGGTGCGAGGCACTGCGGCGCTCCGCGTCGCGGTACTCGGTCAGGTGCGAGCGACCATCGAGGGGGCCGCCGTGGCCCGCCGCATGATTGAGGGAGAGAGTCCCGCAGTGGCGCGCCGCGAGATCGGCGAGGTCGAGCGGAGAGGTGATCGTCGCAGGTCTGATCTGGTGAGCGGGCTGAGTACCACGCTGGTGACACCACTTGACCGGGAGGATCTGTTCCGCATTTCGCGGTCGATCGACGACGCTCTCGATACGCTCCAAGATTTCGTGCGGGAAGCGGACCTGTACGGATTCGAAGATCGGAAGCGGTACTTACCGCTGCTGGTGGCTGCCGACGAGGCACTGGTGCAGCTCGAGACAGCGGTCGCGACCCTGTGGATCAAGCCCGCCGAGGTACCGATGCGTTCGATCGAGGTCAAGAAGGCGGCACGACGGGTGACCCGTGCGTATCGTGAGGAGTTCGCGCGGACCGTGGTCGCCGGGACGGGCTCCCTCAAGCACCGCGAGCTGATCAAGCGACTGGACTGGGTGGGGATCCGGATCAGCGAGGCGGCCGATGCGCTGAGCGACGGTGCCCTCAAGCGAGGCTACTGAACGTCCGTGCCGGCCGAGACGACCCTGGTTCTCCTCGCGCTCGCCTTCGTCGTCATCACAGGTGTCAATGACGGGGGCGCGATCCTCGCTCCGGGACTTCGGGTCCCGGGCCTCGGTGTCGTCCGCGGCCTGCTGGTGTTGACCGCGTGTGTCATGACCATTCCGTGGCTGACCAGTGGCGTCGTCGCCCACACCCTTGCCGACACGATCGTCGAACCCGGGCCGCTGGGCGCGACGGCTCTCGCGATCGGCTTCGTCATGGCGGTGATCGTCGTCGTGGTACTGACGAGGCGCGGGCTACCGACCAGCCTCTCCTTGGCGGTCATCGGCGGTGCTGCGGGAGCCGGATGGGGCCTGGGGGCCCCAGTGGCGTGGACTCAGGTCGGGTGGGTGCTCTCGATCGCGGCTCTGGCTCCGATCGTCGGCATGGCCTTGGCGCTGCTGGGTTCGACGCTCTGGCACGCGCTTCGCCCCCGGCGGTACCTCTCCGCTATGACGTGGGGTCACCGAGGAGCATTCACCCTGCAATGCGTGGCCTACGGCGCCAATGACGGTCAGAAGATCCTGGTGCTCCTGCTCGCCGCAGGGCTCGCCGGTGCCGATGGGCGACTCTCCTGGTGGTGGTATCCGATCCTGGGCGTCGGCTTCGCCGGCGGCACCATGCTCGGCCTCCCTCGTATGGCCCACTCAGTAGGCAGCGGAATCCTCGCATCCCGCCCGGCCCATGTGGTGACCGGCGAGTTCGCGGCGGCCACGGCGGTGCTCGGTAGTTCGGCGCTCGGTGCGCCGGTCAGCATGACGCAGGTGATCGTTGGCGCCCTCCTCGGAGCGGGAATCAAGGAGAGCTACCGGAAGATCCGATGGCGCGTCGTGCGAAGCCTCGCCCTCGCGTGGCTCCTCACCTTGCCACTCGCCATGGGAACGGCCGGCACGGTGGCGGTCGTGGCGGCGCGGTGGGTTCTCTGAGCATGAGCCCGGCTTTATTGCTCATAGTGAGAGAGAAGGCCTTGACCTCCGCCACAGGCCACCCGTACTCTGAATGTCAGGACAACCTGTGTGACCTAGCGCACTGCTAGGAAGAGCAGCTTCCGCGGTACGAGATAACGAGGTCTCGCTACCTACCCATCTACCCTGACGGGAACAGACATGACAGCAATACGAAAGTCATCGCTGGTGAGCGTCGTCGTAGCGTCGCTGATCCTCGCAGCCTGCGGTTCGAACACTGACGACAGTTCCAACAACGATCCGGCCGAGGTGGCAGGCGACGGGCCCGATGTGGCCGATGATCTGCGGGAGGCCCCCGGGCTGGCCGACATGGTCGAGGCGGGGGATCTACCTCCAGTCGCTGACCGCCTTCCCGCTCTCGACGACATCATGGTGGAGCCGGTCTACGAACAGATCGGTGAGTACGGTGGTTCATGGGATCTGCCGTGGATGGGCCAACAGTCGCCCTGGGAGGTCGGAAAGATCACCGAAGAAGCTCTCTTCCGATTTACCGCAGAGGGTGACGGCGTCGAACCGAACGTGGCCAAGGGCTACGACGTCAATGACGACTACACCGAGTTCACGATCTACTTGCGTGAAGGCATGAAGTGGTCGGATGGCGAAGACTTCACCGCCCGCGACGTGCTCTTCTGGTGGGAACACATCATGCAGCCGGAACTCTTCCAGCGCAGCGTGTACGACGCGTTCTACTCCACCGACCCCGACACCGGGGAGCGCACGCAGGCGACCATCGAGCAGGTCGATGACCACACCTTCACGGTGTCCTTCGCCCACCCCCGGGTTCTCTTCCTGGAGCGCCTCGCCATCGACGCGAAGTGGATGTACGCGCCAGCGCACTGGCTCGAAGAGATCCTCGACGAGTTCGTCGGTGACGACGCCACGGATGCGGTGATGGAGGAGTACGGCTTCGCCGACCGCGAAGGCTTCTACGAGTCGATCACCTATTACTTCTGGATCTGGCCGGACCGTCCCACGATTCGTGCCTGGAAGCCGGTCGATGACCCGAATGAGAACCGTATCGTGTGGGAGCGAAACCCGTACTACTGGAAGACTGACGGTGAGGGCAACCAGCTTCCGTACATCGACGAGTTGGTGCTGAACTCGGTGCAGGACGCCAGCCATATCCTGTTGGAGACCATGGCCGGCAACTTTGACATCGTGAGGTTCGGCTTCGAAGACTTCACGACATTGGCCGAGAATCAGGACGCCGGGAACTATCGGATCTACCAGTGGGACTGGGCGGCACTAGGAAGTGAGGTCCTCCAGCTCAATCAGACGGTGGAGGACGAGGACCTGCGCGAGCTCATCCAGGACATCCGATTCCGCGAAGCGCTCTCTGTCGCCGTTGATCGTGAGGAACTGGTCGAGATCCTCACGCTCGGACTGGGCCAACCCATTCAAGCATCCTTCAGCGAGGCGCATCCCTACTACCAAGAAGGATGGGCAGAGCAGTGGGCGGAGTTTGACCCAGATCGTTCGGAACAGCTCCTGGAGGAGATCGGCCTGGAGAAGAACGGCCAATGGTGGACCTTCGACGACGGCACGCCCGTCACGCTCGAGATTCTCCAGCTGGCCGACGATGGGCAAGCAGGACGCTTCGAAGAGCTTCTCCAGTTCTACTTCGAAGAGATCGGCATTCAGACGAACGTCCGCCTGGTCGACCGTGGGAGCCTGGACGATGCCTTCTGGGCGAACGAACACGTCGCCACCACCGCCTTCACCGTCGGTGGCGTGAGCCCCCACCTCCGCCCCGACACCCTCGTGCCGCTGAGCATGGTGACGCCCTGGCATTCCCAGTGGGGCGCGTACTACGAGACCGGTGGCGAGTCGGGCGTCGAGCCCACGCCGGAGATCGAAGCGATGTGGGATGCGTGGAGCGCTCTGTCCTCTTCCACGGATGTCGAGGCGATCGAGTCCTACTCCGACGAGATCGTGCGGTTGCACATGGAAAACCAGTGGCTCCTGGGCTTCACCGGTCACGTACCGAACCTCATCGTGGTCAACAACGACATCGTCAACGTTCCCGAACAGACCACGATCGCGGATGAGTTCAGAGAGCTCGGACACGGCCGTCCTATGCAGTTCTCCTTCGTCGGTCTCGACGACTGACGCTGGCCTGAACCGGGCCTCCGCGCCCGGTGGGGCGGGATAGGGCTGCTGGGCCGCGCGCCCAGCAGCCCTACCCGAGAACCGACTGAACCATCTGCGACCACCATTCCCCTCGCGAAAAGAAGCCCAGTGCTCCGATACATCACGCGCAGAACGCTGATGATGATCCCGGTCCTCATCATCATCTCCATGATCGTCTTCTGGATCATCCAGCTGCCGCCGGGTGACTACGTCTCCACGTACGCTCGCCAGCTCGCAGAGGAGGGGGACCAGCTCTCCGCTGCCGACCGCGAAGCGTTGAGACAGCGCTTCGGACTGGACCTACCGATCTATCAGCAGTACCTGAACTGGATCTGGGGGATTGTCAGTCGAGGCGACTTCGGCTACTCCTTCGCCTACGCAAGACCCGTCATCGACGTGGTCGAGCAGTACATGGTGATGACCATCATCGTCTCGGTGGCGAGCTTCCTGTTCACGTACTTCGTGGCCATCCCGATCGGCGTGTACTCAGCCATCAAGCAGTACTCAGTGGGTGACTACGTGTTCACCACCATCGGGTTCTTGGGGATGGCGACGCCGAACTTCTTGCTGGCCATCATCCTGATGTACTTCTCGTTCACCTGGTTCGGCGATCCCATGTTGGGACTGCAATCGGCTGAGTACCGCGGTGCCGACTGGTCCGTGGGCCGGGTCCTGGACCTGCTCAAACACCTCATCATTCCGATCGTGGTGATCGGCACCGCCTCGACCTGTGAGCTCATCCGCGTGATGCGCGGGCAGATGCTGGACGAGATGAACAAACCGAATGTCATCACGGCTCGCGCCAAGGGCGTGAAGGAGTCACGAGTCATCCGGAAGTACCCGCTCCGGGCCGCGCTGAATCCGATCGTCTCCACCATCGGCTGGTCGCTCACGGCCATCTTCACCGGATCCACGATCACCGCCATCGTGCTGAACCTGCCCACCCAGGGCCCGGTCATGCTGGACGCCATGCTCGGCCAGGACATGTACCTCGCGGGCACCTGGTTGTTGTTCATGGCGGTGCTGACGGTCATCGGAACACTCATC contains:
- a CDS encoding inorganic phosphate transporter; translation: MPAETTLVLLALAFVVITGVNDGGAILAPGLRVPGLGVVRGLLVLTACVMTIPWLTSGVVAHTLADTIVEPGPLGATALAIGFVMAVIVVVVLTRRGLPTSLSLAVIGGAAGAGWGLGAPVAWTQVGWVLSIAALAPIVGMALALLGSTLWHALRPRRYLSAMTWGHRGAFTLQCVAYGANDGQKILVLLLAAGLAGADGRLSWWWYPILGVGFAGGTMLGLPRMAHSVGSGILASRPAHVVTGEFAAATAVLGSSALGAPVSMTQVIVGALLGAGIKESYRKIRWRVVRSLALAWLLTLPLAMGTAGTVAVVAARWVL
- a CDS encoding ABC transporter permease translates to MLRYITRRTLMMIPVLIIISMIVFWIIQLPPGDYVSTYARQLAEEGDQLSAADREALRQRFGLDLPIYQQYLNWIWGIVSRGDFGYSFAYARPVIDVVEQYMVMTIIVSVASFLFTYFVAIPIGVYSAIKQYSVGDYVFTTIGFLGMATPNFLLAIILMYFSFTWFGDPMLGLQSAEYRGADWSVGRVLDLLKHLIIPIVVIGTASTCELIRVMRGQMLDEMNKPNVITARAKGVKESRVIRKYPLRAALNPIVSTIGWSLTAIFTGSTITAIVLNLPTQGPVMLDAMLGQDMYLAGTWLLFMAVLTVIGTLISDILLGWLDPRIRDERTRS
- a CDS encoding DUF47 domain-containing protein — encoded protein: MRGTAALRVAVLGQVRATIEGAAVARRMIEGESPAVARREIGEVERRGDRRRSDLVSGLSTTLVTPLDREDLFRISRSIDDALDTLQDFVREADLYGFEDRKRYLPLLVAADEALVQLETAVATLWIKPAEVPMRSIEVKKAARRVTRAYREEFARTVVAGTGSLKHRELIKRLDWVGIRISEAADALSDGALKRGY
- a CDS encoding ABC transporter substrate-binding protein, with translation MTAIRKSSLVSVVVASLILAACGSNTDDSSNNDPAEVAGDGPDVADDLREAPGLADMVEAGDLPPVADRLPALDDIMVEPVYEQIGEYGGSWDLPWMGQQSPWEVGKITEEALFRFTAEGDGVEPNVAKGYDVNDDYTEFTIYLREGMKWSDGEDFTARDVLFWWEHIMQPELFQRSVYDAFYSTDPDTGERTQATIEQVDDHTFTVSFAHPRVLFLERLAIDAKWMYAPAHWLEEILDEFVGDDATDAVMEEYGFADREGFYESITYYFWIWPDRPTIRAWKPVDDPNENRIVWERNPYYWKTDGEGNQLPYIDELVLNSVQDASHILLETMAGNFDIVRFGFEDFTTLAENQDAGNYRIYQWDWAALGSEVLQLNQTVEDEDLRELIQDIRFREALSVAVDREELVEILTLGLGQPIQASFSEAHPYYQEGWAEQWAEFDPDRSEQLLEEIGLEKNGQWWTFDDGTPVTLEILQLADDGQAGRFEELLQFYFEEIGIQTNVRLVDRGSLDDAFWANEHVATTAFTVGGVSPHLRPDTLVPLSMVTPWHSQWGAYYETGGESGVEPTPEIEAMWDAWSALSSSTDVEAIESYSDEIVRLHMENQWLLGFTGHVPNLIVVNNDIVNVPEQTTIADEFRELGHGRPMQFSFVGLDD
- a CDS encoding TIM barrel protein; this encodes MKIAGAPISWGVCEVPGWGYQLAPERVLREMAELGIAATEFGPQGWLPTEPSARAEAIQPYGLAAVGAFVPVVLHRTDHDPVPEVEQELDSFEAAGGDMLVLAAATGVDGYDSRPELDDEGWATLLANLDRLAAVAQRRGIHATVHPHVGTMIETEDDVQRVLHGSSVHLCLDTGHLMIGGTDPVALTQQWASRINHVHAKDVRADMVEQVRSGELSYTEAVAQGIYVPLGQGDVDLVAIVAALDEAGFAGWYVLEQDTMLATEPSGEGPVRDVRASLEYLRSQIPR
- a CDS encoding Gfo/Idh/MocA family oxidoreductase; the protein is MLRIAIIGAGRIGVVHARSVLAHPGAALAVVADPDLAAAQRLAETSPGARAVSDAAEVFAAPDVDAVIIGSPTRFHVPQILAALDAGQAVLVEKPVELDMARLDECLEAAGERANRVMVGFNRRFDPSLAQVYTRVQAGEIGPLQQLTITSRDPAPPPEAYLAGSGGIFRDMTIHDFDMARHLLGEIASVHAVGVSTRPETAAAGDFDQAVTTLTGVDGGVATIINSRQSATGYDQRLEAFGPLGSLEVGNATPTLVRANGAGGSGMADPYLHFFLERYAAAYSAELDSFLTSVDTGVNPGPTMLDGRKALELANAATESATTGMPVNLDAGATRPGARSSA